The following nucleotide sequence is from Centropristis striata isolate RG_2023a ecotype Rhode Island chromosome 7, C.striata_1.0, whole genome shotgun sequence.
ACATTAAGACTTCAACACAAAAACCtgtaatttctctgataaattgtCCAGTCttctaataaatatattttgctaTGTGAAGTTGTCCTTCCTTGCTTTGGGCAGTCTATTTTTGCTGCACATCCTATTTCAGGGCTGGGTGACAATTCAATAGTTTGTGTGGAATTttatttccatgaaatgataattagggcctcggggcaatcgcacctagcactggtcccatacagcaatagctgtagggaccagtgctcgggggaAACACTacagcactactgttataccgtgtattttttcttcttcctcttccggacgcaatttcttcccgctactagtcctacaacttgaagagttgcaggacaagttatatatcaaaacgtgcggtttgatttggatcggtgtgctattacttttctctacagaatacgaatttttcgcgacgtaagtcgcgaaaaactgcccaaaattttgcattgaaatgaatgggacgcccaacaaaaaatgagcgaaaaagaacaataattggagatttttaaacgtctacttctccggcataatttcacctagagactccatttaaactttaaacagtagacacaagtcttgtgtatcggtgtattaatccacgtttcgataggtcatatagttttttatcaatccctgttcaatgaccatgatcatttttggagaaattctgagattataatgggtgtgtattgcacggaatgttcgtgtcacagtgtgtaacatcatcgccagagtgtagagggagagaataaattgtcaaaaaataaatttgaaagctgcgctccaggccgcaaattccactctacagaggtaatctatacatagaaacgtaggaaaatttgtcttctcactcacaatcctctggtaaagctgtcagagttatagtttgggcgtaggacacacagatgcaccaccaacagcctcattggctcccatattaaaaacgcagggagatttctatAAGAAgggagatttaacagtttttttagatcgctctaacaaagctatattttcatttttcttaaaaaaaacaacatatgtagacgttcaggaagaactcaggacactcaaagtgaagttggatcaatgatttatggttttgccaaaaatgctttctattcaaggccagaaattccagtccacttctggctgctgtcactgtcaggtgtcagttaattctgttgattgctttgacctgattgcctttgatctttgatgtgattacagttacagatacacacacacacacgcatgcgcgtaagcgctcacactcctcacacatgcatacacatgcttcaaacacgcgcgcacacacacacacacaggtaactttatgtgattttaattacacacacacacacaggtaattttatgcgattttcgctacacacacacacacacacacaaaggtaactttatgcgatttttgctacacacacacacacacattttgaggttaaagggcatagttttaaatatctgaagtctcatcatagtgtacacacaccggcagtagcccctgtggacCTTCCAAAATTTCCCTAATTTGATTTCtagtttgatttgttttatattatagcTGTCAACCAATTTAGTGAGTATCAGTACAAAGCaccattaaatggaaatactgtagTAAAttgaagtacctcaaaactacTTGATTAACAAACTTATTCACTTTGCAACActggtaaaataaaatgtatttttttctgttcttaaaGGTTTGATTTAACttgacataaatataatttcattttatttttcctgctatataatatatacattttttggaaATATTGATGTCATTTCATCATAAACACCCAGTCCTGGCAACACAGATGTTCATTTGAACCAAAATGTAACATAtatcacataaaataaaaataaagtgagatgtataaaaaaaaaccttgttcaACACAAAACTAATTTATTTCATGAACATTTGAAATATGTGATTTCTCCTGTCAAGCACATCTTTATCCAAAGCAATATGTATTAAAAacctatgttttgtttttctccaacCAGGAGAAATGAAACTGGGATTCTGATAATGCTACACTGACTTCAGATGCCTTTCACTAAATGAATGTAAACAGTGGTCAGTGTTCACTTGAACCACATTATCTTCAGTTTATGTTCAAACAATcacatatcaatatatatttgagtttaaaaaaaaaaaagctaccaCATTATTCAAACAAATATCTAATTTGAACCAGTATCAACCAGTCAAACTGATGCATCCTTTTCCAAAGATTACAGTACAGATTATTAAACACTGAGACAAACTCAGCATCTGGCTATGTACATTATAATGTTCCAATATGCGAGATGTTttctataaataaattacagatTCAGAGCAACATCCATGCAAGCTTGAGGGCTAGCGATGAATTGGTGGTCCTATATGATCAAATGAGTGGCAAACATGGCCAATGTTGGCATTAGATGGAATCCATTCCACGTGAGAACGAGGAGGAGAAGCCAAGGCCCATTCCCCTCTGGGTGTGAGTCTGAGAGCGAGCCATCTCGTACTGAACATCAAGGTTCCTAAACATCTCCTCCTGCTTTTGAAGAGTCTTCAAGCCTTCTTCGTTTAGTGGTTTGGCAGCTTCGGCTTCATCCTCTCCCTGTAAAGACACCAAACTGAGTTTAACTGTTGAAGTTTAGAAAGTGTGGACTGAATTTGAAATTTGACAGGAGCAACAACCACACATTGATTGTATAAAATGACAATTATACTTACTTTAATACCCATTAGTTTGCGGAATTTTACATTCTGGTTCTTGTTTCCAAAGTTGAGCTTCTCCCACAACTCAGCTGTCTGGGACTTGTTGTCCTTAAAAgcagaaatgaaaataatataataaacaaatattggACTTCAAATACCCGTTTTTGAGGAGGAAATGCTGGGCACACATGGaactgttgaaaaaaaaaacaccaaatcaaATCTTACCCCCTCCTTCTTTCCTTGCCATaacattttcctctttttctcctgctCTGCGAACTTCATGGGGTTTACAGCGGACGGGTTATAATAGCTGGGCACTGCAATACCAGTCTCTGCCAGTGTTCTGGCTTGAAGGGCTGCCATTTGTGCTGCCATGGCAATCTGAGGGGTGACCTGGGTCCCAGAGGCCAGGAGGGCCGCTACGTTGAGGGCAGGGTTGGAGGTGACTGCTGCCGCTGCAGCAGCTACTGCTGCGATAGGGGCAGCCACTggaaacaaaatacacaaagcagCTTATGTAAGTAACTGAATCTCTACTTGAATGATCACAGTTTCACagtttacagttttaaaacttGGCACAATTAGCTCTTCTCACCTGCAGCTATCTCctcctgttgctgctgttgtttctcCAACAGCTCCTTCTCCTTCTGCTCCTGCAGCTTCTTGGCTCTCTCCAGCctggagaagaaaagagagaagatcATGTTACCAATTTGGTTTAAAAGGTGGTTGTGCTCACTGCTGTCTACCTGAAAGTGATAATATGACCTGCTGTTCATGTTGGAGACATCAGCCAGATCTTACATGTGaagttttcaacatttttgcctttacatttttgacatttaaatgaaatgaaggGAGAGAAAGGAGGGGTAACATGCAACACAGGTCCCCGGCCAGACTGTAAATGATGCTGAAATTACACGTGCGTGTGTCTTATATCTAGACCACCAGCAGACCCCCCGCCCCCACcatcataattttgtttccttgttttccTACTAATGTCGTTTCTCTCTGGCAAGTGCAACCGGGATGAGAAGTGAGATTACAGCCAAACCCGGTGATCTACAACTTTTGTCTAAAAAACATCAGGAATTAATGGTGGCTGATTGTGACTATTAAATTTATTTCTCTGTGTGGTTCCATTAATCATACCCATTATCTGTGCTTTGCCTGTTAGCCATATAATCATCTTAAACCTGCAGTGCGGAACTTTTGTCTCCCTCCTCTGGCAGTGAAAGTAATTACACTAATATTTAGACCACTGACGTTTGTGCTTATGACGCATGTCTGCATGTGAGCTTTCCTTGCCATCAATACCTTTGTTTATATGTATCAATCCTTCCTCTGAATCTAAGTTTCCTTATGTGAAGCATCCACTCCAGAAACTTTATTGGACACTTAGGATTTTCCATCATAGCTTTGGCCATAATCTATGGTCTCTCCCCACTTCCTGCTCCCTATAGCTCTGGCTGGTTTATGTAAAGCGCATCACGTCCGGTGCACCAGCATGTTAAAGTCAGCACAGACACCACAGCTCTAGTGTACTGTGAAATAAGACAACTTTACCTGGTGGTTTAATCAGCTGTATTAACTAATTTGGCAAGGGTCTGAATATAacagacatatattacatttaaaagtcctgcactgCAGCTTTAAAATGTTAGGCATTAGTAGAGCAGTCAAAGTTGAGTTGACAttagatataaaaaaatgtaatttttaagcCTTGTATCTGCTGTTTTGGAACTGCAATAAGCACATTTCCTGGATTTGACCAGAACAGAATGACCAACCATCTACATTGTTAATGCCCTGCAAGCTGTTGCCTTGCCTTCTGGCCAGGGCCTCTTGTGCATCCATAGCTGTGTTTCGGCCCCGGAAGGCAGGTGGATTAACAGACCTGCTTCGGCTCTTTCTGCGCACTTTCTCACTCCTTTTCTTTCGCTCCCTGGtgacacattaaaaataaattttaaagaGGAGCAAAGAGTTACTGACAAGTACAATGGCAAACCTGCAGGAGAAGAGttcaaaaatattaaatccCTAAAATAAATGTGGTTATTTGAGTGAAACTTACCTGCTCTTACTGCGACTTCTGCTATGATGACGGTGTTTGGACCTTGAACCTGAGCGAGACCGAGCCTTCTTCTTCCTGTCCCGACTGCGTGATCGCGATCGCCGCTTGTCTTTACTTTTGCTGTGATGCCGCCTGAAGGCAATAAGATCCATCAACATGAACCAATCACTGGCTGTCATAGCGCTACAGTATATTTACCCTTGATTAATGTTCAGAACAAATGATCTACTGTATATCAAAAATGCTGAGTAGTATTAAACGAGACCAGAACTTCTACAATAGAAATATTGATAAAGTTCTTTATTTTGGGGTTTCAATTATAAAGTATTTAACCGAAAGCATCACTAATCAAGAAACGTTTACGCCCTTGACAACAATGACTTTCCGTCTGTATCATTTAACAAGTTTACGACCTGCTGAACATATTTCTTTATGCACTTCACTGACCAGACTAACCTCTCTCGTGAGTGTGACCTGGACAAGCTCCGACCCTTGGAGGGCCTCCTGTCTTTGCGTCTGGATCGCTCCTCTCCATTCTCTGCCGAAAGTCTCTCTGGCTCTTGCTGCTcgtctgtttttctgtgtgatttCGATGGCTTCTCAGAATCCCTCTTTCGTGCCTGTTTTAAGAAGAAGTTGTCTCTTTCAGGAAAATAGTGCAACAAAAAGAGTTAGTACCATGGCTTAGGGCAGAAGGTATGTAATCAATTCTGACAAGCTGAAAGAAATCCTTGTCTTTTCAAATCTTCTTTCATAACATGTACAGCATGTCATTCTGCGAACCCGATTGCAAGTTTGGGCCTTTCTGTGATATTTGACTAATTTCAATGGAATTACAGGAAAACTCATCTGTTCAGACCGCACCATGGcccattaattaacaaaaaaataaataaatctaatgttACATGTAAAACAGGCATTGGTTGGAACCTTTCACATGTTGTAATAATGTGCATGCAAACcataagatctttttttttaaaagaaaaaaaacctaaatgtgGTTTTCCGTTCAGCAACAACGACAATTCAGTGTTACCACAATGCTTTGAACTTGAAACCATTGAAAGGTGAAAGTAGGGATGGGCATCCGACTTACTTTTTACAGCGTCTTTACTTCTAATCACATGACACAGAACAATAAATTAACATCAGAAAAACggattcttaaataaaaatgatgcctttctacattgtatttttttgcaaggTTTAATGTGCTATGTGTCATCTTATGTCAAATTCTCTTTATGACAGTCAcatcatatttatttcatttgaatGTAATTTGGAAAGGGTCTTTATTAGTACGATGTGGCATATCACTAAAGAGGATTGTTCCTCTTTTTACAGACAAATTAGACTAACAGGAAAAACAGCATAATTACATAGGTAATAAAAAACACTGTATGAAATTAATTGAAAGATTAGTTTGATTATGCCCATCCCTAGCTGAAAGAGAAGCAAAAGTTAATTCAAAATTTTCTACTAAGAGTGTGAGACAAATAGGAGTTTGAATGGCAGATAGTTACCTGTCCCAGTAGTAGACATATTATTTTGCTATGTCAGCAGGGTCTTCTGTTCAGTCTCTTCGTGCATTAGCACGCTGAGTATGATTTATTATAGAAATGTTATCATGTGATCTACACACAggattaacaaaaaaactactctTCACCATTTAATATGGTTACAAACAATGACAGATATCCAAGGATGAAAGCTTCCTTTGAGACATGTCAACATGGGGAGGGTAAAAAAAAGACCCTTTCCCATCTCCATCTATTTCTTCCTAACTTTGGTTACATTTACCCTAATAAAGCATACTCACCTTGACCTAAGACTAACAAGGAATATGACTTATGGCCTACTCAATAACATGACATGTGTTTCTAGTcataaaaaaattgtattaattaCCTCTTTACTCCTGCTGCGACTCCGTCTGTATTTTCTGTCACCTGGAAAAAGCCAGAAGGCAGAGTGTTGACAAATATACATTGCAAAAATAgatttgaaacaaaacaagGTTAAGAGAAGCACATTTGCACAAACCCACAATAAAGCTtctgtatattattatattatattattttcacaGTAAGTGGACAGGATTCTCCAGTAGTTTCTGTTAGAGAGTTGACTCTTATCATGGACACTGCATGGAGTGCAGACTTTGCACAGTAATTGTAGTTATGTTATACAGGCACACACAATGTAATTACATGTTAGCAAAGCAACCTCGGGCACCTCATAATTTTTAGGACATTTATGAATGTGGCCCTAATAGTTCTGGCATTTTCAGGACTGTTTGGGTACCGTTTCTGAATACTAACGTTTTCGATCCCTGGAGCGTGACCTTGACCGTGAATGGTGGTGTTTGGAGCTTCTAGGAGATCTGGATGACtccatgctgtgtttttttctgtgatgaACTGGGGAGCCTGCTCTGGTCAAGTCGACCGAGTCATTGTCACTTCCCTAGAAGAAATAGATACGAGACAAAAACACGTCAATAGCAAATCAGCATGGTTCAGTATGCAAAGTATTGTCCTTGCTGTATACACTCTCAAAGGGTAATGTCGCTAACCACAGCCTATTAAATAACCCTGAAACTGAACTGAGCTATATCCATATTAAAATACCAGTGTATGAGtcagttttaaattaaaatatattttgtagcaCAGGACGCTGTAGGACATGTGTGTTAAGCTCCCTGAATGATTTACTTTACCACTACTTTATTTGTATCATTTTGCTCAATGTTcccattaaaaatgaaaatgacacacacacactcatgatcTACCACCATGTCAAATACACAATAAATGCATGAAGTCACAGCATACTAAACGAATTTTTAATATCAAAATATAGATGATTTGT
It contains:
- the rsrc2 gene encoding arginine/serine-rich coiled-coil protein 2 isoform X2, with the translated sequence MSGSDNDSVDLTRAGSPVHHRKKHSMESSRSPRSSKHHHSRSRSRSRDRKRDRKYRRSRSRSKEARKRDSEKPSKSHRKTDEQQEPERLSAENGEERSRRKDRRPSKGRSLSRSHSRERRHHSKSKDKRRSRSRSRDRKKKARSRSGSRSKHRHHSRSRSKSRERKKRSEKVRRKSRSRLERAKKLQEQKEKELLEKQQQQQEEIAAVAAPIAAVAAAAAAVTSNPALNVAALLASGTQVTPQIAMAAQMAALQARTLAETGIAVPSYYNPSAVNPMKFAEQEKKRKMLWQGKKEGDNKSQTAELWEKLNFGNKNQNVKFRKLMGIKGEDEAEAAKPLNEEGLKTLQKQEEMFRNLDVQYEMARSQTHTQRGMGLGFSSSFSRGMDSI
- the rsrc2 gene encoding arginine/serine-rich coiled-coil protein 2 isoform X1, whose translation is MSGSDNDSVDLTRAGSPVHHRKKHSMESSRSPRSSKHHHSRSRSRSRDRKRDRKYRRSRSRSKEARKRDSEKPSKSHRKTDEQQEPERLSAENGEERSRRKDRRPSKGRSLSRSHSRERRHHSKSKDKRRSRSRSRDRKKKARSRSGSRSKHRHHSRSRSKSRERKKRSEKVRRKSRSRSVNPPAFRGRNTAMDAQEALARRLERAKKLQEQKEKELLEKQQQQQEEIAAVAAPIAAVAAAAAAVTSNPALNVAALLASGTQVTPQIAMAAQMAALQARTLAETGIAVPSYYNPSAVNPMKFAEQEKKRKMLWQGKKEGDNKSQTAELWEKLNFGNKNQNVKFRKLMGIKGEDEAEAAKPLNEEGLKTLQKQEEMFRNLDVQYEMARSQTHTQRGMGLGFSSSFSRGMDSI